In the genome of Myxococcus stipitatus, one region contains:
- a CDS encoding HAMP domain-containing sensor histidine kinase, which yields MSMRIAGAAIAASFRRWTRAQDATEVLAAAGVGPWWVLTSVVLVLLGVVAWAPGAGDLFGVSPAQGLLCASPMLINGLLFSAAHRRRRHIETWGWLWLLLGVSTLHFFLAAMMAMSHLQGASVFASLFLFTTAFHGRLHRVTPRQPFVAVGTAVALLAALPWRESPEHLLLFAVIGPASLTAELYLGTFAVTHDRARAQAERLRAAMQAQLLERQEKDVDRLSRALGEIIGHHQELDTALMTADSAADLLSLLGNQRFGPGRAEFDERVRTLTQSLRQVRGMVEEIRAKGRRSMGSEPEPVELPPLLENVRASMAVRFPDVDIQVAVEPDAPPRALMRGGATTLRRVVENLVLNACEGDGERGASRVSIEARVEPLSGRLEVVIADNGPGFPTAFLNVPAEELYTSKPEGTGLGLYTSECLLRASGGILHRRNAPDGGALLRLYLPREYS from the coding sequence ATGAGCATGCGCATCGCCGGTGCCGCCATCGCGGCGTCCTTCCGGCGCTGGACGCGCGCCCAGGACGCCACCGAGGTCCTGGCCGCCGCGGGCGTGGGGCCCTGGTGGGTGCTCACCTCGGTGGTCCTGGTGCTGCTGGGGGTCGTCGCCTGGGCCCCCGGCGCCGGCGACTTGTTCGGCGTCTCGCCCGCCCAGGGCTTGCTGTGCGCCAGTCCCATGCTCATCAACGGACTGCTGTTCTCCGCGGCCCACCGGAGGCGGCGTCACATCGAGACGTGGGGCTGGCTGTGGCTGCTCCTGGGTGTGTCCACGCTGCACTTCTTCCTCGCCGCGATGATGGCCATGTCCCATCTCCAAGGTGCCAGTGTCTTTGCCTCGCTGTTCCTCTTCACCACGGCGTTCCATGGGCGGCTGCACCGCGTGACGCCGCGGCAGCCCTTCGTCGCGGTGGGCACGGCGGTGGCCCTGCTCGCGGCGCTGCCCTGGCGCGAGAGCCCCGAGCACCTGCTGCTCTTCGCCGTCATCGGCCCCGCCAGCCTCACCGCGGAGCTGTACCTGGGCACCTTCGCCGTGACGCACGACCGCGCCCGCGCGCAGGCGGAGCGCTTGCGCGCCGCGATGCAGGCCCAGCTCCTGGAGCGGCAGGAGAAGGACGTGGACCGGCTGTCGCGGGCGCTGGGAGAAATCATCGGCCACCACCAGGAGCTCGACACCGCGCTGATGACCGCGGACAGCGCGGCGGACCTGCTGTCGCTGTTGGGCAACCAGCGCTTCGGCCCCGGGCGCGCGGAGTTCGACGAGCGGGTGCGGACGCTCACCCAGAGCCTCCGGCAGGTGCGCGGCATGGTGGAGGAGATTCGCGCCAAGGGTCGGCGCTCCATGGGCTCGGAGCCGGAGCCGGTGGAGCTGCCGCCGCTGCTGGAGAACGTGCGAGCCAGCATGGCGGTGCGCTTTCCGGACGTGGACATCCAGGTGGCGGTGGAGCCGGACGCGCCACCGCGCGCGCTGATGCGCGGAGGGGCCACCACGCTGCGCCGGGTGGTGGAGAACCTGGTGCTCAACGCCTGCGAGGGCGACGGCGAGCGAGGCGCGTCGCGCGTGTCCATCGAGGCGCGCGTGGAGCCGCTCAGCGGCCGGCTGGAGGTCGTCATCGCCGACAACGGGCCGGGCTTCCCCACCGCGTTCCTCAACGTCCCCGCCGAGGAGCTCTACACCTCCAAGCCGGAAGGCACCGGCCTGGGCCTCTACACCAGCGAATGCCTGCTTCGCGCCAGCGGCGGAATCCTGCACCGGCGCAATGCCCCGGACGGCGGCGCCCTGCTCCGCCTGTACCTGCCGAGGGAATACTCATGA
- a CDS encoding alpha/beta fold hydrolase has protein sequence MPTLSVADGTSIHYRVVGEGPRTVVLVHGWMMSGAVWDATVERLDLTGLRLVIPDARGTGQSGKAAGGYTLAQLAQDVLAVVDAVGARRFTVVGHSMGGQIAQWLGAQVPDRVEGLVLLNTVPAAGLPLPPDAAGLFRTSAGDRDKQKTILGLACKTLTPDALEALLKDAAGVSAAAIEGMFDAWTKGGFADQLSKITAPTMVVSTDDPFLPPAFLREAVVKPIRRARMAHIPGPGHYPNAEHPQETAAVLSAFLAGSAPA, from the coding sequence ATGCCCACGCTTTCCGTAGCTGACGGGACTTCGATCCACTATCGCGTCGTGGGCGAGGGCCCTCGCACGGTGGTGCTGGTGCACGGGTGGATGATGTCCGGCGCGGTGTGGGACGCGACGGTGGAGCGGCTGGACCTGACGGGGCTGCGGCTGGTGATTCCGGACGCGCGTGGCACGGGACAGTCGGGGAAGGCGGCGGGCGGCTACACGCTGGCGCAGCTGGCGCAGGACGTGCTGGCGGTGGTGGACGCGGTGGGCGCCAGGCGCTTCACGGTGGTGGGCCACAGCATGGGTGGCCAGATTGCGCAGTGGCTGGGCGCGCAGGTGCCGGACCGCGTGGAGGGCCTGGTGCTGCTCAACACGGTGCCCGCGGCGGGCCTGCCGCTGCCTCCGGACGCGGCGGGGCTGTTCCGCACGTCGGCGGGGGACCGCGACAAGCAGAAGACCATCCTGGGCCTGGCGTGCAAGACGCTGACGCCGGACGCGCTGGAGGCCCTGCTGAAGGACGCGGCGGGCGTGAGCGCGGCGGCCATCGAGGGCATGTTCGACGCGTGGACGAAGGGTGGCTTCGCGGACCAGCTGTCGAAAATCACGGCGCCGACGATGGTGGTGTCGACGGACGACCCGTTCCTGCCGCCGGCCTTCCTGCGGGAGGCGGTGGTCAAGCCCATCCGCCGCGCGCGCATGGCCCACATCCCGGGCCCTGGCCACTATCCGAACGCCGAGCACCCCCAGGAGACCGCGGCCGTGCTGTCCGCCTTCCTGGCCGGCTCCGCGCCCGCCTGA
- a CDS encoding class I SAM-dependent methyltransferase, with protein MRAESQWSESRHDTVAAYYEEKTERILRRYGPGPRVHFHVGLVDDVPPPGEPEARVRERVNASQEVLLAELARAMGPLPEECELLDVGCGLGGGALYWASKHQARVTAVTNVGLHVELVRTFAEIEGVGARVKSVHCDALAVPGRACFDAVVAVETCSYLPRAEWFRRVRGLLRPGGVVAIADCFLGRPELAAPFDRYWRTCIGTRDEYLSAAHAAGLELEVCDDVSGRAVGFWSLTLELLAHERFAPTGQLPARILARGESRREHLRLQQALLDGGLEYSLLVLRRED; from the coding sequence ATGAGGGCGGAATCCCAGTGGAGCGAGTCCCGTCATGACACGGTGGCCGCCTACTACGAGGAGAAGACGGAGCGCATCCTGCGCCGCTACGGGCCGGGCCCTCGCGTCCACTTCCATGTCGGGCTCGTGGACGACGTGCCGCCTCCCGGAGAGCCGGAGGCGCGCGTGCGCGAGCGCGTCAACGCCTCGCAGGAGGTGCTGCTGGCGGAGCTGGCGCGCGCGATGGGGCCGCTGCCCGAGGAGTGCGAGCTGCTGGACGTGGGCTGCGGCCTGGGCGGTGGCGCGCTGTACTGGGCCTCCAAGCACCAGGCGCGGGTGACGGCGGTGACGAACGTGGGGCTGCACGTGGAGCTGGTGCGCACGTTCGCCGAAATCGAGGGCGTGGGCGCGCGGGTGAAGTCCGTGCACTGCGACGCGCTCGCGGTGCCGGGGCGCGCCTGCTTCGACGCGGTGGTGGCGGTGGAGACGTGCAGCTACCTGCCTCGCGCGGAGTGGTTCCGCCGCGTGCGCGGCCTCTTGCGTCCGGGAGGCGTGGTGGCCATCGCGGACTGCTTCCTCGGCAGGCCGGAGCTGGCGGCGCCGTTCGACCGCTACTGGCGCACGTGCATCGGCACGCGGGACGAATACCTGTCCGCCGCGCACGCCGCGGGGCTGGAGCTGGAGGTGTGTGACGACGTGTCCGGGCGCGCGGTGGGCTTCTGGTCCCTCACGCTGGAGCTGCTCGCGCATGAGCGCTTCGCGCCCACCGGACAGCTTCCCGCGCGCATCCTCGCTCGCGGGGAGTCGCGCCGTGAGCACCTGCGGCTCCAGCAGGCCCTGCTCGATGGAGGACTGGAGTACTCGCTGCTCGTGCTGCGCCGCGAGGACTGA
- a CDS encoding halocarboxylic acid dehydrogenase DehI family protein, with protein MARVKQVSEHRAEGDVERVYHELRQTLRVSGVDVSLRTWAAHPRFFVAMWEALGPNVETRAFEELAAGLWQEVLDTTVRWEVLGAWSAVELGPSQRFHARGALELYEAMQPRVMLMLSAVRLALEGHVVGRRGVPGELERLERGIPSRMAAMEWVAPKPRDATTRTLFADIEKTVGPPGVPGEYRALACWPEYLEAAWRRLKPRMKDDDFRAAAESLRESARRRALALPFEVALSRERVAALGENVEAILKVTQALETRLPSLLLNLSRLVQDVPDILRQPMPGAARLVPDWVAAEELR; from the coding sequence ATGGCCAGGGTGAAACAGGTCAGCGAACACCGCGCCGAAGGCGACGTCGAGCGCGTCTACCACGAGCTGCGACAGACGCTGCGTGTGTCGGGGGTGGATGTCTCATTGCGCACGTGGGCCGCGCATCCGCGCTTCTTCGTGGCGATGTGGGAAGCCCTGGGGCCCAACGTGGAGACACGCGCCTTCGAGGAGCTGGCGGCGGGGCTGTGGCAGGAGGTGCTGGACACGACGGTGCGCTGGGAGGTGCTGGGCGCGTGGTCCGCGGTGGAGCTGGGGCCCAGCCAGCGCTTCCACGCGCGCGGCGCCCTGGAGCTGTATGAGGCGATGCAGCCGCGCGTGATGTTGATGCTATCGGCGGTGCGGCTGGCGCTGGAGGGGCACGTCGTCGGGCGCCGGGGCGTGCCCGGCGAGCTGGAGCGACTGGAGCGGGGCATCCCCTCGCGCATGGCGGCGATGGAGTGGGTGGCGCCGAAGCCCCGGGATGCGACGACGCGCACGCTGTTCGCGGACATCGAGAAGACGGTGGGCCCGCCGGGCGTGCCGGGGGAGTACCGCGCGCTGGCGTGCTGGCCCGAGTACCTGGAGGCGGCGTGGCGCCGGTTGAAGCCGCGCATGAAGGACGACGACTTCCGGGCCGCGGCGGAGTCCTTGCGCGAGTCCGCGCGCAGGCGGGCCTTGGCGCTGCCGTTCGAGGTGGCGCTGAGCCGCGAGCGCGTGGCGGCGCTGGGGGAGAACGTGGAGGCCATCCTGAAGGTGACGCAGGCGCTGGAGACGCGCCTGCCCTCGCTGCTGTTGAACCTGTCCCGGCTGGTGCAGGACGTGCCGGACATCCTGCGTCAGCCGATGCCGGGCGCGGCGCGGCTGGTGCCGGACTGGGTCGCCGCGGAGGAGCTGCGATGA
- a CDS encoding alpha/beta hydrolase, producing the protein MNWREWQRQQEVVELGQRFVSYVDWGRGSPVVLLHGMPTWGYLWSGLARGLATSHRVLVPDLLGHGFSDRRDRFDRSLSRQAEALEAWLDRLGVVDAAVVGHDVGGGVAQQLAVRFPRRVGRLCLMDSVSYDAWPLPLMAQFGTPWMARRLSPERMVGLLSWALKSRGFAKKPSSELVEGLLAPYATEVGMVSLSRDAVALNTNQTQVVSPKLGHLAVPVLVMWGAKDQVLPTKYGERLVWDIPGARWMPVPEAGHFLMWDAPHVVAMELFRFLEGEAPVTRAPERPVAEVLWSEGAPG; encoded by the coding sequence ATGAACTGGCGCGAGTGGCAGAGGCAGCAGGAGGTGGTGGAGCTGGGGCAGCGCTTCGTGAGCTACGTGGACTGGGGCCGCGGGTCTCCCGTGGTGCTGCTGCACGGCATGCCGACGTGGGGCTACCTGTGGAGCGGGCTGGCGCGGGGGCTCGCCACGTCGCACCGGGTGCTGGTGCCGGACCTGCTGGGGCATGGCTTCTCCGACCGGCGAGACCGGTTCGACCGCTCGCTGTCGAGACAGGCCGAGGCGCTGGAGGCGTGGCTGGACCGCCTGGGCGTGGTGGACGCGGCGGTGGTGGGACACGACGTGGGCGGAGGCGTGGCGCAGCAGCTCGCGGTGCGGTTTCCGCGCCGCGTGGGGAGGCTGTGCCTGATGGACAGCGTCAGCTACGACGCGTGGCCGCTGCCGCTGATGGCGCAGTTCGGCACGCCGTGGATGGCGCGGAGGTTGTCACCGGAGCGGATGGTGGGCCTGTTGTCGTGGGCGCTCAAGTCGCGCGGCTTCGCGAAGAAGCCCTCCTCGGAGCTGGTGGAGGGACTGCTCGCGCCGTACGCGACGGAGGTGGGCATGGTGTCGCTGTCGCGCGACGCGGTGGCGCTCAACACCAACCAGACGCAGGTGGTGTCGCCCAAGCTGGGGCACCTGGCCGTGCCGGTGCTGGTGATGTGGGGCGCGAAGGACCAGGTGCTGCCGACGAAGTACGGCGAGCGCCTGGTCTGGGACATCCCCGGGGCGCGGTGGATGCCGGTGCCGGAGGCGGGGCACTTCCTCATGTGGGACGCACCCCATGTCGTGGCCATGGAGTTGTTCCGCTTCCTGGAGGGAGAAGCGCCGGTGACACGTGCGCCGGAGCGCCCGGTGGCGGAGGTGCTGTGGAGCGAGGGAGCGCCCGGGTGA
- a CDS encoding carboxypeptidase-like regulatory domain-containing protein — MRAWIVGTVIAGALALLLWRVLGAPSAPSPEEPAPTSQHASQNTLPRTSAPARAHAHGLSIRGTVVDAWGKGVAGARVSASWPEAGQTLSEIPCPDEALPPWEAVTGDSPQRRKLAGCLPQAQDTVLAMLLAREGEAAVSSEAVTDEAGGFVLEGLPEGPQNLLALSERGTSMRPGVPAGSQDVRLMLESPRYLKGRAFGDEAPLAGASVMVVGREYTRFFDGGTQDDGRFQVGPLPPGTYLVLISKEGWMPALEEVPLGVEDAEMKLYRRHRLSGRVVANGAPVPSVEVRVESSSASAGTPPLRATSDARGHFSFELGTGHHTLTAEQRGQYALAQVKLPLSPPSEVLLTLGEALHAEGTVFNDAPGTVAGVKLSLERPGHPEKELTVVTDAAGRYRVGPLQPGAWTFVLQAEGHLDDLQGEERKVEPGTTRQDFTLKRAASIIGRVLDSARRPVPGIHLELERDTPEEPVEYELHESTYSGRDGRFVLDANGPGEYRVRIREDHFTPALVPVKAPSTGVDIILGEGATVEGTLTDARGLPLSGFQVSVLPLAEEGTEQTNLLEATTTDAQGRFHRKGLLPGRYRVLAERATDSVDQTVWTDVELAKDAVVKVALRRPEEHALEGVVVDVDGQPVERVGVRAASLEDSGGMETGCFRKDFVGVLTDAQGRFVLQGLTGVRHTLTATRVGYTFQPERSAGGTPGTNGLDVSEQTRQVRLVVKRHSHVHGRLIGPDGAPLRDIVINENPVKTREDGSFSIPNHEQATAMPFYFSAKRLPTVTRMVQGGWESPDVHLGDIQMEAGRYIFGHLQVSPWGAHPGRLFVVANPEGIVPDEEQQAPLATAGVTPEGRFILGPLESRPLTLEVRDRQTLYRTLRIKVDGTQREVTGRLVPRILVTASAKDLKGRPVEGRVVVASDAANSASFPMTDGVAKLGGLDTGTHELLLQPDPKGQARGEFAPVQLVLPAEGEDMAITFQPVEPTAR; from the coding sequence ATGCGTGCATGGATTGTGGGGACGGTCATCGCGGGGGCGCTCGCGCTCCTGCTGTGGCGAGTGCTGGGAGCCCCCTCCGCGCCCTCCCCGGAGGAGCCCGCCCCCACGTCCCAGCACGCCTCCCAGAACACCCTGCCCCGCACGTCCGCCCCCGCGCGAGCCCACGCCCACGGCCTGTCCATCCGAGGCACCGTGGTGGATGCGTGGGGCAAGGGCGTGGCGGGCGCGCGCGTCTCCGCGTCGTGGCCCGAGGCCGGACAGACGCTGTCCGAAATCCCCTGCCCGGACGAGGCCCTGCCTCCCTGGGAGGCGGTGACGGGGGACTCGCCCCAGCGGCGCAAGCTCGCGGGGTGCCTGCCGCAGGCCCAGGACACCGTCCTCGCGATGCTGCTCGCCCGCGAGGGGGAGGCGGCGGTCTCCTCGGAGGCGGTGACGGATGAGGCGGGGGGCTTCGTGCTGGAGGGTCTGCCCGAGGGACCGCAGAACCTCCTGGCGCTCTCCGAGCGCGGCACGTCGATGCGCCCTGGAGTCCCGGCGGGGAGCCAGGACGTGCGGCTGATGTTGGAGAGTCCTCGGTACCTGAAGGGCCGTGCCTTCGGTGACGAGGCGCCGCTCGCCGGGGCCTCGGTGATGGTGGTGGGCCGCGAGTACACCCGCTTCTTCGATGGCGGCACCCAGGACGATGGACGCTTCCAGGTCGGGCCCCTGCCCCCTGGCACCTATCTGGTCCTTATCTCGAAGGAGGGCTGGATGCCCGCGCTCGAGGAAGTCCCGCTCGGCGTCGAGGACGCGGAGATGAAGCTGTACCGACGCCACCGGCTCTCCGGCCGCGTGGTCGCGAACGGCGCCCCGGTTCCCTCGGTCGAGGTGCGCGTGGAGAGCTCGAGCGCCTCGGCGGGCACCCCGCCCCTGCGCGCCACGAGCGATGCGCGAGGACACTTCTCCTTCGAGCTGGGCACGGGTCACCACACCCTCACCGCCGAGCAGCGCGGCCAGTACGCGCTCGCGCAGGTGAAGCTGCCCCTGTCGCCGCCCTCCGAGGTGCTGCTGACGCTGGGCGAGGCGCTCCACGCCGAGGGCACGGTGTTCAACGACGCACCCGGCACCGTGGCGGGCGTGAAGCTGTCGCTGGAGCGTCCGGGCCATCCAGAAAAGGAGCTGACGGTCGTCACCGACGCGGCGGGCCGCTACCGCGTGGGGCCGCTCCAGCCGGGAGCGTGGACCTTCGTGCTCCAGGCCGAAGGCCATCTCGATGACTTGCAGGGCGAGGAGCGCAAGGTGGAGCCGGGCACCACCCGCCAGGACTTCACGCTGAAGCGCGCGGCCTCCATCATCGGCCGCGTCCTGGACAGCGCGAGACGTCCCGTGCCGGGCATCCACCTGGAGCTGGAGCGGGACACACCCGAGGAGCCCGTGGAGTACGAGCTCCACGAGTCGACCTACTCGGGCCGCGATGGCCGCTTCGTGCTGGATGCCAACGGGCCCGGCGAGTACCGGGTCCGCATCCGCGAGGACCACTTCACCCCGGCGCTCGTCCCGGTGAAGGCCCCCTCCACGGGCGTGGACATCATCCTGGGCGAGGGTGCGACCGTGGAAGGGACGCTGACGGATGCGCGCGGCCTGCCCCTCTCCGGGTTCCAGGTGAGCGTGCTGCCCCTGGCCGAGGAGGGCACCGAGCAGACGAACCTGCTGGAGGCCACCACGACGGACGCGCAGGGCCGCTTCCACCGCAAGGGCCTCCTCCCGGGTCGCTATCGCGTGCTGGCGGAGCGCGCGACGGACAGCGTGGACCAGACGGTGTGGACGGACGTGGAGCTGGCGAAGGACGCGGTGGTGAAGGTGGCCCTGCGGCGCCCCGAGGAGCACGCCCTGGAGGGCGTCGTCGTCGACGTCGACGGTCAACCCGTCGAGCGGGTGGGCGTCCGCGCCGCGTCGCTCGAGGACTCCGGCGGCATGGAGACGGGCTGCTTCCGCAAGGACTTCGTGGGGGTGCTCACCGACGCGCAAGGGCGCTTCGTCCTCCAGGGACTGACGGGGGTCCGGCACACCCTCACCGCCACGCGGGTGGGCTACACCTTCCAGCCGGAGCGCTCCGCGGGGGGCACGCCCGGCACGAATGGCCTCGACGTGAGCGAGCAGACGCGACAGGTGCGGCTGGTGGTGAAGCGCCACTCACACGTCCACGGGCGGCTCATCGGTCCCGACGGCGCGCCCCTGCGCGACATCGTCATCAATGAGAACCCGGTCAAGACACGCGAGGACGGCTCCTTCTCCATCCCCAACCATGAGCAGGCGACGGCCATGCCGTTCTACTTCTCCGCGAAGAGGCTCCCCACGGTGACGCGCATGGTGCAGGGCGGCTGGGAGTCGCCGGATGTCCACCTGGGGGACATCCAGATGGAGGCGGGCCGCTACATCTTCGGGCACCTGCAGGTCTCGCCGTGGGGGGCGCATCCGGGCCGCCTCTTCGTCGTGGCCAACCCGGAGGGGATTGTCCCCGATGAGGAGCAGCAGGCGCCCCTGGCGACGGCCGGGGTGACCCCCGAAGGCCGCTTCATCCTGGGGCCGCTGGAGTCCCGCCCCCTCACCCTCGAGGTCCGCGACAGGCAGACGCTCTACCGCACCCTGCGCATCAAGGTGGATGGAACCCAGCGCGAGGTGACCGGACGGCTGGTGCCTCG
- a CDS encoding slipin family protein: MNMEQFKQVKELAQTGLEERRKHLAQPSTGHVSLGKPLRTVIFTVTWALFLGLGLLVGGVVAGPLGASLVFPVSLFVSLFPAWWASRICRVAAQWERAVILRLGRFHSIKGPGVLFVFPVMDTALFVDTRLLTLDIPHQQVITRDNVPVAVDGVIFFMVKDTERAVVTVQDYRYAISQYAQAALRDVIGSMTLDELLSERDQIQSRIAQAVEERSMAWGIHVDSIRLLDIDMPEDLKRMMSRQASAEREKRATITKAEGDKEAAVNLAAAATTMALSPGAMQLRTLQSLDGLGSSPSNTVVFAVPTDVLELVRGLAQKTLHGKPDVPSQS; this comes from the coding sequence ATGAACATGGAACAGTTCAAGCAGGTGAAGGAGTTGGCGCAGACGGGGCTGGAGGAGCGGCGCAAGCATCTGGCGCAGCCGTCGACGGGGCACGTGTCGCTGGGCAAGCCGCTGCGCACGGTCATCTTCACCGTGACGTGGGCGCTCTTCCTGGGGCTGGGCCTGCTGGTGGGAGGCGTGGTCGCGGGCCCCCTGGGCGCCAGCCTGGTGTTCCCGGTGTCGCTGTTCGTCTCCCTCTTCCCCGCGTGGTGGGCCAGCCGCATCTGCCGGGTGGCCGCGCAGTGGGAGCGCGCCGTCATCCTGCGGCTGGGGCGCTTCCACAGCATCAAGGGCCCCGGCGTGCTCTTCGTCTTCCCGGTGATGGACACGGCGCTGTTCGTGGACACGCGGCTGCTCACGCTCGACATCCCCCACCAGCAGGTCATCACCCGGGACAACGTCCCCGTCGCGGTGGATGGCGTCATCTTCTTCATGGTGAAGGACACCGAGCGCGCCGTCGTCACCGTGCAGGACTACCGCTACGCCATCAGCCAGTACGCGCAGGCCGCGCTCCGGGACGTCATCGGCAGCATGACGCTGGATGAGCTGCTCAGCGAGCGGGACCAGATTCAGTCGCGCATCGCCCAGGCGGTGGAGGAGCGCAGCATGGCGTGGGGCATCCACGTGGACTCCATCCGTCTGCTCGACATCGACATGCCGGAGGACCTCAAGCGGATGATGAGCCGCCAGGCCTCCGCCGAGCGCGAGAAGCGCGCCACCATCACCAAGGCGGAGGGCGACAAGGAGGCCGCCGTCAACCTGGCCGCCGCCGCGACGACCATGGCGCTCAGCCCGGGGGCCATGCAGCTGCGCACCCTCCAGTCGCTGGATGGCCTGGGCTCCTCGCCCTCGAACACCGTCGTCTTCGCCGTGCCCACCGACGTGCTGGAGCTGGTGCGGGGGCTTGCCCAGAAGACCCTGCACGGCAAACCAGACGTCCCCAGCCAGTCCTGA
- a CDS encoding SAM-dependent methyltransferase produces MADERDGTGGRALDARRTVHCEDALTWLVAQPVLTGCSAVASLPDASEFPTLSLAEWKAWFIRAAALVMSRVPDDGVAIFYQTDVKDEGLWVDKGYLVSRAAEEAGLGMLWHKVVCRRAPGTVTFGRPAYSHMLCFSKGVRPDLAKSTADVLPDAGEVTWTRGMGVEACQLACRFILEQTSTRTVVDPFCGHGTALAVANAMGLRAVGVELSRKRARKARNLFAEWRDGKLVLVGDSGPAPSPE; encoded by the coding sequence ATGGCGGATGAACGGGACGGAACGGGCGGCAGGGCCCTGGACGCGCGGCGCACGGTGCACTGCGAGGACGCGCTGACGTGGCTGGTGGCGCAGCCGGTGCTGACGGGGTGCTCGGCGGTGGCGTCGCTGCCGGACGCGTCCGAGTTCCCCACGCTCTCCCTCGCCGAGTGGAAGGCGTGGTTCATCCGCGCGGCGGCGCTCGTCATGTCGCGCGTGCCCGACGACGGCGTGGCCATCTTCTACCAGACGGACGTGAAGGACGAGGGGCTCTGGGTCGACAAGGGCTACCTCGTGTCCCGCGCCGCGGAGGAGGCGGGGCTCGGGATGCTCTGGCACAAGGTCGTCTGCCGCCGCGCGCCGGGCACGGTGACGTTCGGCCGGCCCGCGTACTCGCACATGCTCTGCTTCTCGAAAGGCGTGCGCCCGGACCTCGCGAAGTCCACCGCGGACGTGCTGCCCGACGCGGGCGAAGTCACGTGGACGCGCGGCATGGGCGTGGAGGCGTGTCAGCTCGCCTGCCGCTTCATCCTGGAGCAGACCTCCACGCGCACCGTCGTGGACCCGTTCTGCGGCCATGGCACCGCGCTCGCCGTCGCCAACGCGATGGGGCTGCGGGCCGTGGGGGTGGAGCTGAGCCGCAAGCGCGCGCGCAAGGCCCGCAACCTCTTCGCGGAGTGGCGCGACGGCAAGCTCGTCCTCGTGGGTGACTCCGGCCCGGCCCCCTCACCCGAATAG